Proteins encoded within one genomic window of Arachis ipaensis cultivar K30076 chromosome B08, Araip1.1, whole genome shotgun sequence:
- the LOC107614558 gene encoding uncharacterized protein LOC107614558, with the protein MKKPPIQNLTRLHPIIKFILATISTFCAITLCVSVLLLATTKVVNVDHSSHHVFDPTTLNHLVFGIASSGKSWPRRKDYAKLWWNHNNGMKGCVFVDTLPSNDTNNSSSPLLPPLCVSEDTSKFRYTYRRGGLRSAIRVARVVKEIVALNHSDVRWYVFGDDDTVFLPENLVKILSKYDHRLWYYVGAHTEMYEGCQVFGFGMAFGGGGFAISAPLAKVLAKVFDSCIERYTHLYGSDARVYSCITELGVGLTHEPGFHQVDLRGNIFGLLAAHPMTPLLSLHHPEAIDSIFPNMTAKGALQHLFEAVKVDSQRVLQQTVCYDNESSWTVSVSWGYAVQVFHNNLPLPEAVRVQKTFKQWKEGGSVVGGIYTFNTRDVHSDPCTRPSVFYLDKVSYGKDFFIMSNYKKSFQNCSHDMPTKKLEVIKVVTNKLDLDIKKLQSPRRHCCDVLRYTTGDMMEVAIRECKDEELIYMH; encoded by the exons ATGAAGAAGCCACCAATTCAAAACCTCACCAGACTCCACCCTATAATCAAATTCATCTTAGCCACCATCTCAACATTTTGTGCCATCACTCTCTGTGTTTCAGTGCTACTCTTGGCCACAACAAAGGTAGTCAACGTTGACCATTCATCACATCATGTTTTTGACCCTACAACACTCAATCACCTTGTGTTTGGAATTGCCTCCAGTGGAAAATCATGGCCTAGAAGAAAAGATTACGCAAAGCTATGGTGGAATCACAATAATGGAATGAAAGGGTGTGTTTTTGTCGATACTCTTCCAAGCAATGATACTAAtaattcttcttctcctcttcttcctcctctctgCGTCTCCGAGGACACTTCGAAATTTCGCTACACTTACCGGCGGGGAGGCCTCCGATCCGCGATCCGTGTGGCGCGTGTTGTTAAAGAGATTGTGGCATTGAACCATTCTGATGTGAGGTGGTATGTGTTTGGTGACGACGACACGGTGTTCTTGCCGGAGAATCTTGTGAAGATTCTGTCAAAGTATGATCATAGGCTTTGGTACTATGTTGGTGCACACACTGAGATGTATGAAGGGTGCCAGGTTTTTGGTTTTGGAATGGCCTTTGGCGGTGGCGGTTTTGCTATAAGTGCTCCTCTGGCGAAAGTGCTAGCCAAGGTTTTTGATTCTTGTATAGAAAGGTATACTCATCTATATGGAAGTGATGCAAGGGTCTACTCTTGCATAACAGAACTTGGAGTTGGCTTAACACATGAACCTGGTTTTCATCAG GTTGATCTAAGGGGAAACATCTTTGGCCTATTGGCTGCTCATCCAATGACTCCTTTGTTGTCCCTACACCATCCAGAAGCCATAGATTCAATATTTCCCAACATGACAGCAAAAGGGGCTCTTCAACACTTATTTGAAGCTGTAAAGGTTGATTCCCAAAGGGTGCTACAACAAACCGTTTGCTATGACAATGAATCTTCATGGACAGTTTCAGTGTCATGGGGATATGCTGTCCAAGTTTTCCATAACAACTTGCCCTTGCCAGAGGCAGTGAGAGTCCAAAAGACTTTCAAGCAGTGGAAGGAAGGAGGGAGTGTTGTTGGAGGAATATACACTTTCAACACAAGAGATGTTCACTCTGATCCATGTACAAGACCCTCTGTTTTCTACCTAGATAAGGTTTCTTATGGTAAAGATTTCTTCATCATGAGCAATTACaagaaatcttttcaaaattgctCACATGACATGCCAACTAAGAAACTTGAAGTGATCAAAGTGGTCACAAATAAGCTTGACCTTGACATCAAAAAG TTGCAGAGTCCTAGGAGGCACTGTTGTGATGTATTGCGCTACACAACAGGTGACATGATGGAAGTTGCAATCAGAGAGTGTAAAGATGAAGAATTGATTTACATGCACTGA
- the LOC107614557 gene encoding uncharacterized protein LOC107614557 — protein sequence MQKNNIKMQQHLMMIQKSTNKNKSQSLRNLILLLSTSFCVTYYILVSTQLLATPKQILQHLNNNYSSKLSSLQEHYSSTTIEHVVFGIASSGDSWHKRKQYTKLWWNNKTMKGCVFVDKTPMENDNDSSSLPPLCVSEDTSRFKYSYRGGLRSAIRVARVLKETVALNHSGVRWYVFGDDDTVFLPENLVKTLSKYDDRLWYYIGSNSESYKQKWFFGFDMAYGGAGFAISGSLAKVLAKVFDECIQRYPHVYGSDGRVYSCVTELGLALTLEPGFHQVDLRRNAFGLLASHPLTPLVSLHHPDYIDPIFPNINTTRAKSLEHLFQAVNFDSQRILQQTVCYHKRFSWTISVSWGYAVQVYQHPMLLTDVLRVQGTFKHWSGGDVLSPLYTFNTRGFHPHPCKRPTIFYLQDLSYANNSKLNGSIVSNYNKYFQNCSYDEASPRRLEIIKVFSNKLELDIKQLLSPRRQCCDVLNSSASNIIEIGIRECKDDELIYMH from the exons AtgcagaaaaataacataaaaatgcAGCAGCATCTGATGATGATTCAAAAAAGCACCAACAAGAATAAAAGCCAATCTCTGAGAAACTTGATTCTATTACTCTCAACTTCATTTTGTGTCACTTATTACATCCTTGTATCAACTCAGCTTCTAGCCACACCAAAGCAAATACTACAACACTTGAATAACAACTACTCTTCAAAACTATCATCATTACAAGAACATTATTCTTCAACCACTATTGAGCATGTTGTGTTTGGAATCGCTTCCAGTGGAGATTCATGGCATAAGAGAAAACAATACACAAAGCTCTGGTGGAACAATAAAACAATGAAGGGGTGTGTATTCGTGGACAAAACGCCAATGGAGAATGATAATgactcttcttctcttcctcctctGTGTGTCTCTGAAGACACTTCCCGGTTTAAGTACAGTTACCGGGGCGGTCTTCGATCGGCGATCCGCGTGGCGCGTGTGCTCAAGGAGACAGTGGCATTGAATCATTCGGGTGTGAGGTGGTATGTGTTTGGTGACGACGACACGGTTTTCTTGCCGGAGAATCTGGTGAAGACGCTGTCCAAGTATGATGATAGGCTTTGGTACTACATAGGGTCGAATTCGGAGAGTTATAAACAGAAGTGGTTCTTTGGTTTCGACATGGCTTATGGTGGAGCTGGTTTTGCTATAAGTGGTTCTCTGGCGAAGGTGTTGGCCAAGGTGTTTGATGAATGCATTCAAAGGTATCCGCATGTGTATGGGAGTGATGGCAGAGTCTACTCTTGTGTCACTGAACTTGGTCTTGCTTTAACACTTGAACCCGGTTTTCATCAG GTTGATTTGCGAAGAAATGCATTTGGGCTATTGGCTTCACACCCCTTAACTCCCTTGGTGTCTCTCCACCATCCTGATTACATTGATCCAATCTTTCCCAACATCAACACCACGCGTGCAAAATCTCTTGAGCATTTATTCCAAGCTGTCAATTTTGATTCCCAGAGGATCCTACAACAAACTGTGTGCTATCACAAGCGCTTTTCATGGACAATTTCTGTCTCATGGGGCTATGCTGTTCAGGTATACCAGCATCCTATGTTACTAACAGATGTTCTTAGAGTTCAAGGAACATTCAAACATTGGTCAGGTGGAGATGTTCTCTCACCACTCTACACTTTCAACACTAGAGGATTTCACCCTCATCCGTGTAAGAGGCCTACCATTTTCTATCTTCAAGATTTGTCCTATGCTAATAATAGTAAATTGAATGGTAGCATCGTAAGCAATTACAACAAGTATTTCCAGAATTGCTCTTACGATGAGGCATCACCAAGGAGATTGGAAATTATCAAAGTTTTCTCAAACAAGTTAGAGCTAGATATCAAACAG TTGCTGAGTCCAAGAAGGCAGTGTTGTGATGTATTGAACTCTAGCGCTAGCAACATAATTGAAATTGGAATTAGAGAATGTAAAGATGATGAATTGATTTACATGCACTGA
- the LOC107610339 gene encoding LOW QUALITY PROTEIN: cysteine-rich repeat secretory protein 38 (The sequence of the model RefSeq protein was modified relative to this genomic sequence to represent the inferred CDS: deleted 1 base in 1 codon) — MSSSSSSIIFTPKTLILLINTLLLLLLVQTCHGAANDNPPLFHFCSNTGNYTPYTPYESNLKILINSLIYKTPSTGFGQFQNQQAYGLALCRGDASVGDCKTCVTDAAKELRSLCPYNKGAMIWYDNCEVKYSDTDFFGQVDNTNRFYLLNVQNVSDAATFNYVVKELLSLLASKASEDPKLYASGDLKVGECERVYGLAQCTRDLSSVDCNNCLHDAIRQLPSCCHGKQGVELLVEAATSDMRSTHFSIKLRIVTF, encoded by the exons ATGTCTTCGTCCTCATCATCAATAATCTTCACTCCCAAAACCCTTATTCTCCTAATcaatactcttcttcttcttcttcttgtccaAACATGTCATGGAGCCGCCAATGACAACCCTCCTCTGTTCCATTTCTGTTCCAACACTGGAAACTACACACCCTACACCCCCTACGAATCAAACCTGAAAATTCTCATCAACTCACTCATCTACAAAACCCCTTCAACGGGTTTTGGCCAATTCCAGAACCAACAAGCCTACGGCCTCGCCCTCTGCCGCGGCGACGCCTCCGTTGGAGACTGCAAAACTTGTGTCACCGATGCAGCCAAAGAACTCCGCAGTCTCTGTCCGTACAACAAAGGTGCCATGATATGGTACGATAACTGCGAGGTCAAGTACTCGGACACAGATTTCTTTGGACAAGTTGATAACACTAATAGGTTCTATTTGTTGAACGTGCAAAACGTGAGTGATGCTGCAACATTCAACTATGTGGTTAAGGAGTTGTTGAGTTTGCTTGCTTCTAAGGCTTCTGAGGATCCTAAACTGTATGCTAGCGGAGACTTGAAGGTTGGAGAGTGTGAGAGAGTTTATGGGTTGGCTCAGTGCACCAGAGACCTTTCTAGCGTTGACTGCAACAACTGTCTTCATGACGCAATTCGCCAGCTTCCCAGTTGCTGTCATGGCAAACAAGGT GTAGAGTTGTTGGTGGAAGCTGCAACATCAGATATGAGATCTACCCATTTCTCAATAAAGCTTAGAATTGTTACATTCTAA